DNA sequence from the Bradyrhizobium sp. CIAT3101 genome:
GGAGCGGACGTTGCCGCAAGGACGGATCACATGATGGCCGAAAGTTCAGGAGGCGCGCAAGGAAGCGTGGTCATGGCTGCCTTGCGTGGGCGCACCGAACGCGACTCTCGTGTCCCGGACGCGCTGCAACGCGCAGCGTTGCTGCGCAGAGCCGGGACCCAAGAGGCGACACGGCACCCTACGGCGAGATGGGCCCCGGCTCAGCAGCGCATCACCGAAGAGGTGCTGCGCTGCGTCCGGGGCACGAGAGCCATGTACGCGGCGGCTACATCTCCTCCCGACCCAGCTCGAAAGGATCCTCGCCGCTAGCGCGCTTCTTCTTTTTCGAGCGCTGCCAGACCACGCCCGGAAAGCCCTTCAGCGGCACCAGCGGCTCGCCGGTATAGGCCCATTCCTGCAGCTCCTCGATCGCGATGTGATAGAGCGGCTGGCGCCCGGTGCGCTCCTTGAACAGCGCGCGCGGGATGTTGACCATGTGCGGGCCGCGCGGGCGTTCATAGGCAATCGGCGTGCCGCAATGCGAGCAGAAGCTGCGCGCGGTCTTGGTCGCCTTGTCCTCGTAACGTGTCAGCATAGTCTTGCCGGAGGTGATGCGAAATCGCTTCTTCCAGCTGCCGACATAGGTGGCGTAGGCCGCGCCATGAGCACGGCGGCTGGCCGCGGAGTGATCATGCCAGGCCCAGCGCGCGGGGATGTCGATCTCGAAGGTGACCTTGCCGCAGAGGCACTGGCCGGTGGCAGTTCCTGCGGCGACTGCGGCTTTGGCCATGGTCTCTCCTCATCGTCATGGCGCGCGACAATACACGATCGTCATTCCGGGGCGCGACGAAGTCGCGAGCTATGATGCGCAATTGCGCATCGGAGAATCCATCGAACCTCAGGTTCAGGCAGAGGAATGGATTCCGGGCTCGGCGCTACGCGCCGCCCCGGAATGACAGGAGAGAGATCAGGCCGGCGTCAGTTCGTCATACCCCGGATAATCCGTATACCCCTTCTCCTCGCCACCATAGAACGTCGCACGGTTATACGGCGTGATCGGGTAATCGTGCTCAAGCCGACGCGGCAGATCGGGGTTGGAGATGAAGATGCGGCCGAAGGCGATGATGTCGGCGTGGCCGTCTGCGATCGCGGCATTCGCCGTCTCGCCGGTGAAACCACCCGCGGTCATCAGCACACCGCTGTAGTGCGGACGGAACAGCACCATGGCCGACGGCACGTTCTCCCAGTGGACGTCGGCACGGCCGGCGCCGCTGGAGCGTGGCTCGATCAAGTGCAGATAGGCGAGGCCGAGCTTGTCGAGCGCCTTCACCACATGGGTGTAGAGCGGCATCGGGTCGGGATCGGCGGAATCATTGGCGATGCCGTGAGGCGACAGCCGCACGCCGACGCGGTTCGCGCCCCAGACGTCGATCGCAGCCTGGGTCACTTCGAGCAGCAGACGGGTTCGGTTCTCGATCGAGCCGCCATATTGATCGGTGCGCTGGTTGCTGCGCGACTGCAGGAACTGCTCGAGCAGATAGCCGTTGGCGCCGTGGATCTCGACGCCGTCGAAACCGGCGGCGAGCGCATTCTTCGCGCCCTGCCGGAAAGCCTCGACGATGCCCTTGACCTCGTCGGTTTCCAGCGCGCGCGGGGTCTCGTATTCGGCGATCTTGCCGTCGGCGGTCATCGCCCGCATGCCTTCGGCCTTGATCGGGATCGCCGAAGCGGACACCGGCAGCTCACCACCATGGAACGAGGAATGCGAGACGCGGCCGACATGCCAGAGCTGGAGGAAGATGATGCCGCCCTTGGCATGCACGGCGTCGACCACCTTGCGCCAGCCGGCGATCTGCGCCTCCGAATAG
Encoded proteins:
- a CDS encoding GFA family protein, which codes for MAKAAVAAGTATGQCLCGKVTFEIDIPARWAWHDHSAASRRAHGAAYATYVGSWKKRFRITSGKTMLTRYEDKATKTARSFCSHCGTPIAYERPRGPHMVNIPRALFKERTGRQPLYHIAIEELQEWAYTGEPLVPLKGFPGVVWQRSKKKKRASGEDPFELGREEM
- a CDS encoding alkene reductase, translating into MKFKALFQPLQVGPYKLAHRVAMAPLTRMRAERESFSPRPLNAEYYGQRATPGGLLIAEASPVLSQGRGNPATPGIYSEAQIAGWRKVVDAVHAKGGIIFLQLWHVGRVSHSSFHGGELPVSASAIPIKAEGMRAMTADGKIAEYETPRALETDEVKGIVEAFRQGAKNALAAGFDGVEIHGANGYLLEQFLQSRSNQRTDQYGGSIENRTRLLLEVTQAAIDVWGANRVGVRLSPHGIANDSADPDPMPLYTHVVKALDKLGLAYLHLIEPRSSGAGRADVHWENVPSAMVLFRPHYSGVLMTAGGFTGETANAAIADGHADIIAFGRIFISNPDLPRRLEHDYPITPYNRATFYGGEEKGYTDYPGYDELTPA